In Magnolia sinica isolate HGM2019 chromosome 12, MsV1, whole genome shotgun sequence, a single genomic region encodes these proteins:
- the LOC131221622 gene encoding importin beta-like SAD2 produces MTLGILQKLGVAAEVFNLLFQMLQQVKKSGLHANFRREHDKKVCLLELTSLLALPADQLPGEALERLFRATLDLLVAYKDQVAGTAHFIGCFFFSFSSFLFFKLINSNS; encoded by the exons ATGACACTTGGCATATTGCAAAAGCTTGGGGTGGCAGCAGAAGTTTTTAATCTCTTGTTTCAGATGCTACAACAGGTTAAAAAAAGTGGTTTGCATGCTAATTTTAGAAG GGAACATGATAAGAAAGTTTGCTTGTTGGAATTGACTTCACTTCTTGCACTCCCTGCGGACCAGTTACCCGGAGAAGCACTGGAACGTTTGTTTCGAGCAACACTTGACTTGCTTGTTGCTTACAAGGATCAAGTTGCAGGTACTGCTCATTTCATTggatgctttttcttttctttttcctctttccttttctttaaaCTAATAAACTCAAATTCATAA